Within the Parafrankia discariae genome, the region GGATCCTGACCGAGGAGCTGGGTGTCGATCCCGGCCCGCAGCTTCGCGCGCTGGAGGCGGACATCCTCGCCCAGTCGCCGGCGCTGGACGGCCCCGCCGCGGCGGCCGCCGCACAGCCGCCTCCGGTCAGAGTCGTCCCGGTGCCGCCCGCCGTCGCCGCGGCCCGCCCACCGATCCTGCTCGGACGCCACGACGTCGTCGACCAGCTCGCCCGCTCGACCGGCGTCCAGCTCGCGCTCGTCACCGGGGAGCCGGGAAGCGGCAAGACCGCCGTCGCCGAGGAGCTGTCCCGCCGGCTCGCCGCGGACGGCTGGGAGGTCGCCTGGGGACGTTGCCCGGAGGTCGAGGGGACGCCCCCGCTCTGGCCCTGGGCGGCGCTGCTGCGGGCGCTGCCCGGCGCGGGGGACGTGGCGGGTCTTCGGCCACTGGTGGCGGACCGCGCCGGACCGGACGAGCACGCGGGGGAGGGAGCCGGTGGCGACGCCGGGGCGGGACTCGCCGGGGACGCCGCGACCCGGCGTTTCCGGTTGCGGCGGGCGGTAGCCGAGTTCCTGCGCGTACGCGCCCGGGACCATCCGCTGCTGGTGGTCCTCGACGACGCGCACCGTGCCGACGACGGGACCCTCGACCTGCTCGTGCACGCGGCGGCCGAACTCACCGGCGAGGCGGTGTACCTCGTGGTCACCTATCGGGACGACGAGGTGGGGCCCAGTCTCTCGGCCGCGCTCGCGCGGCTGGCCACCCGCCATCCCGTCCGGGTCGAGCTGGGGCCGCTGCCCGGGGACGCAGTGGCCGAGCTCATCCGTCGGCTGGCGGAGCGCCCCCTCGACGGGCGCACCCTCGCCACCGCCGTCGCCCGAAGCGACGGGAATCCCTTCTACGCCCGGGAGCTCGGCCGGCTCCTCGCCTCCGGCGAGTCGCTGGCAGCCGTCCCGGTGGGTGTTCGCGACGTCGTGCGGCACCGGGCCGCGTCGCTGCCCGGGGACGCCCTGACCGTGCTGCGGATGGCCGCGGTCATCGGCCGCGACATCGACCTGGACGTCCTGTTGGAGGTCGCCGGGCTGCCCGAGGACGGCGTGCTGGACGCGATCGACGCCGCCCTCGTGGCCGGTCTCGTGCACGCCGACGGCGACTCGATCCGCTTCCAGCACGTGCTGGTGCGGGACGCCTTCTACGAGCAGGTCTCGCCTCCGCGACGGGCCCGCTGGCACGCCCTCGTCGCGCGGGCCCTCGAACGGCTGCGACCTGGCGACGTGACGGTGCTGGCGCGCCACTACGCCGCCGCCGGCGCCGGTTTCGCCGACCGGGCCGCCGCCTACGCGGCCCGCGCGGCCGAGGAGGCCGAACGCCGCTCGGCCCACGCCGACGCCGCGGCACTGTGGGGGCAGGCCGCCACCGCCACCGCGGACCCGCGGGAGCGGATCCTCCTGCTGCTCGCGCAGTGCCGTGCCCTGACTGTGCAGGGCGGCAGCGGCGCCGCGACCCGCCGGCGGGCCGAGGCGATCGAGCTCGCCCGGCGCACCGGTGACCGGAACCTGCTCACCCGGGCCATCACCGCGTGGACGGTGCCGACGTCCTGGACACAACGTCGCTACCTGGAGTGGGACAGCGTCCTGATCGGCGAGATCCGCGAGCTGCTGGGCACCGGACAGGTCACCGAAGCGGACCGGTGCCGGCTGCTGTGCGCGCTGGTCACGGAACTGGACGGCTCGTCCGACCCCGCCCTGCGTGCGGACGGCCGCGCGGCGCTCGAGATCGCCGGCCGGCTCGATGATCCCGACCTGGTGGGGCTGGCGGCGGCGGCCGGGCTGCGCCTGACCTACTTCGGGGTCCCGCTGGGGGAGCGGGAGTCGCTCGCCGACCTGCTGCTGGCCACCGGGCGGCGATCCGGACGGCCCGGTCTGACGATGCTGGGCCACCACGCGGCGCTGCAGGTGGCCGCGGCCCGCGGCGAGCTCACCGGGTTCCGCCACCACCGCGCCCAGGTCGAGGCGATCGCGGGCACGTTCCAACTGGGCGCGGGGGCGTTGACCGGCCTGGCCGCGCAGGGTCTGGAGCACTCCCTGGCCGGCCGCTTCGCCGAGGCCGAACGTGCCTACGCCCGTCTCGGGGCGGCGATGGACGCCGCCGGCGCCCATGACAGCGGCGTGCTGGCCCTGGCCTGCACCGCGTGCGTCCGCGAGGCGGCCGGTGGGCTGGAGGCCCTGCGCCCGGCCCTGGAGGCCGCGTACGAGAAGATCCCGTCGCTGCCCACCGACCTGATCGTGCGGGTGCTCCTCGACGCGGGCGAGCCCGCCGAGGCCCGCCGTCGCTGGCGCCCCGACGAGCCGCACCCGGCCGACTTCCTGGGTGTGCTGTGGCGGGTGCTGCGCCTCGGCAACGCGCTCGCCTTCGAGGAGCACGACGTCGCGCGCGGCCTGTACCGGGAACTGCTTCCCTACGCCGACCAGCTCGCCGGAGCGGTCTCCGGGTCACTCACCTGCGGCCCGGTCGCCATGTACCTCGGTGACGCCGCCGCCGCGTGGCGTGATCCGCGGCTGGCCGCCGAGCACTACGCCGCGGCGGCCCGGCTGGCCCGCCGGGCCGGCGCGGCGCACTACGCGGTCCGGGCGGAGATGTCACTTCGCCGGTGCGCGGCGCGGCCCTCGTGACGGGGCCGGTCGCGTCGTCGTTCAGGAGGCCGGGCTTCCGGTCCGCGCGAGGTGCTCGTCCAGGAGCCGGACCGCGGCCGTCCCGTCGGTGACGGCCGCGGCGACCCGCCGGACGGCACCGCCGCGGACGTCGCCGACGGCGAACAC harbors:
- a CDS encoding AfsR/SARP family transcriptional regulator, giving the protein MGEQAGNLRLGVLGVVTADRGGTTLTLGGRRQRAVLAMLIAARGDVLSAARLLSALWPDEQPPKAQVALHAYVSHLRRGLEPDRPARSRTGLIVSQAPGYALRVDPDAVDAWRFEAAVARWSGALADDPDGARSGLTAALALWRGEAYAEFSGQPWAVAESGRLAQLRSVARETVAEARLLAGEAAALVPELESMAAAEPLREGRWRLLALALYRSHRQGDALAALRRARGILTEELGVDPGPQLRALEADILAQSPALDGPAAAAAAQPPPVRVVPVPPAVAAARPPILLGRHDVVDQLARSTGVQLALVTGEPGSGKTAVAEELSRRLAADGWEVAWGRCPEVEGTPPLWPWAALLRALPGAGDVAGLRPLVADRAGPDEHAGEGAGGDAGAGLAGDAATRRFRLRRAVAEFLRVRARDHPLLVVLDDAHRADDGTLDLLVHAAAELTGEAVYLVVTYRDDEVGPSLSAALARLATRHPVRVELGPLPGDAVAELIRRLAERPLDGRTLATAVARSDGNPFYARELGRLLASGESLAAVPVGVRDVVRHRAASLPGDALTVLRMAAVIGRDIDLDVLLEVAGLPEDGVLDAIDAALVAGLVHADGDSIRFQHVLVRDAFYEQVSPPRRARWHALVARALERLRPGDVTVLARHYAAAGAGFADRAAAYAARAAEEAERRSAHADAAALWGQAATATADPRERILLLLAQCRALTVQGGSGAATRRRAEAIELARRTGDRNLLTRAITAWTVPTSWTQRRYLEWDSVLIGEIRELLGTGQVTEADRCRLLCALVTELDGSSDPALRADGRAALEIAGRLDDPDLVGLAAAAGLRLTYFGVPLGERESLADLLLATGRRSGRPGLTMLGHHAALQVAAARGELTGFRHHRAQVEAIAGTFQLGAGALTGLAAQGLEHSLAGRFAEAERAYARLGAAMDAAGAHDSGVLALACTACVREAAGGLEALRPALEAAYEKIPSLPTDLIVRVLLDAGEPAEARRRWRPDEPHPADFLGVLWRVLRLGNALAFEEHDVARGLYRELLPYADQLAGAVSGSLTCGPVAMYLGDAAAAWRDPRLAAEHYAAAARLARRAGAAHYAVRAEMSLRRCAARPS